One Planctomycetota bacterium genomic region harbors:
- a CDS encoding 3-ketoacyl-ACP reductase gives MSDDRRVVIVTGGSRGIGLGIAKSLAQEGCSVVINGRKPTADEALAELGERAYYVSADIGSAEDRQKLVDETVAKFGRIDALINNAGVAPDVRADILDADEASFERLVRINTQGPYFLTQAVANQMRKQHEADARWRGSVVFVTSVSATVASVNRGDYCISKAALAMATQLWAVRLAEFGVGVYEVRPGVIKTDMTAGVTDKYDALIADGLTVEPRWGQPEDIGRAVLPLALGQFTYATGSVVTVDGGLTIPRL, from the coding sequence ATGAGTGATGATCGACGCGTGGTGATCGTGACCGGTGGGTCACGCGGCATTGGCCTGGGTATCGCTAAAAGCCTTGCCCAGGAGGGTTGTTCGGTCGTCATCAATGGCCGCAAGCCGACGGCCGACGAAGCGCTCGCGGAACTCGGGGAGCGTGCGTATTACGTCTCGGCGGACATCGGCAGCGCTGAAGATCGGCAAAAGCTTGTCGATGAGACGGTTGCGAAGTTCGGCCGCATCGACGCTCTGATCAATAACGCCGGCGTCGCCCCCGATGTCCGCGCGGACATCCTCGACGCCGACGAAGCCAGCTTCGAGCGGCTCGTCCGGATCAACACGCAGGGCCCGTACTTCCTCACGCAGGCCGTCGCCAACCAAATGCGCAAGCAGCACGAGGCCGACGCGCGGTGGCGGGGAAGCGTCGTGTTCGTCACATCGGTGAGCGCGACCGTCGCGAGCGTGAACCGCGGCGACTACTGCATCAGCAAGGCCGCGCTCGCGATGGCGACGCAGCTCTGGGCGGTGCGCCTGGCCGAGTTCGGCGTCGGCGTGTACGAGGTCCGCCCAGGCGTGATCAAGACCGACATGACCGCCGGCGTCACCGACAAATACGACGCGTTGATCGCCGACGGCCTGACCGTCGAGCCGCGTTGGGGCCAGCCCGAAGACATCGGCCGAGCCGTGCTGCCGTTGGCACTCGGGCAGTTCACTTACGCGACCGGCAGCGTCGTGACAGTCGATGGCGGGCTGACGATCCCGCGGTTGTGA